A genomic window from Streptomyces sp. HUAS YS2 includes:
- a CDS encoding glycosyltransferase, translating to MTQHQMRSRHVFRHGTAAQARSNTDKAAGLVGPAAGAPTARVRLPGTVLCAVLVVLSGAADLLVHTVSCRLLGPADYGTVASLLSLVAALGVPLAAVQTVLAATVVRARERGQAVRPQQLLRRVLILATVLAAVSAPLAWPLGAALRIPVLPLLLADLFLIPSAACAVLWAWAYGSHGLAAVVLPTAAGASVRLAATVLFLHGGHGALGVVAATVLGETVTAVSLLIASRVLGRRAPHSRTVVLRLAPRVATTAVTTMTGLWVLTGIDVVFARRWLPAEESGRYAAAAFLAKALVCAAQVILLFLLDRLASQDAAASGRALGMALAAAGLAGTVATGALTLGGHSLVPLMFGDAYRIGALLGLCLGVAVTLLVALTVLLHYHATNGSAMSGGWTGALAFAVLLLLLPRTPEGVAAALAVAAGLSVARALYDVPRTRRGRHPAAVVPSLPNGTNGPNGPAERAGGGLLHRAADLDVSIVIPYYNPGPALRRHVEDVLRVLDGYGLPYEVVAVSDGCTDGSPRLLDDVTHHRLVRVGYPVNGGKGTAVRTGFSHSRGRWIGFIDADGDVPADLLPTLLDVARIQGADAAIGAKTAQPAALSHRSEIARWVCSHTYRRVTRLLFHLPVHDTQTGIKVFRREALASILPLCREPRFAFDLELLALLQRHGFRRFAVVPVRLRTRFTSTVSFMAVLLMLIDTVQLSLRVSRTRPLLRRPGLPRPTTTAIGPQPVLRTVPETQG from the coding sequence ATGACGCAGCATCAGATGCGCAGCCGGCACGTGTTCCGTCACGGCACCGCTGCCCAGGCGCGCAGTAACACTGACAAGGCGGCGGGGCTCGTGGGTCCCGCCGCCGGGGCGCCGACCGCGCGTGTCCGCCTGCCGGGCACGGTCCTGTGCGCGGTCCTGGTCGTGCTGTCCGGGGCGGCCGACCTCCTCGTACACACCGTCTCCTGCCGGTTGCTGGGTCCCGCCGACTACGGCACCGTCGCCTCCCTCCTCTCCCTCGTCGCCGCGCTCGGGGTACCGCTCGCCGCGGTGCAGACCGTGCTGGCCGCGACCGTCGTACGGGCCAGGGAGCGCGGACAGGCCGTCCGGCCCCAGCAGCTCCTGCGGCGGGTGCTGATCCTGGCGACCGTTCTGGCCGCCGTATCGGCCCCGTTGGCCTGGCCGCTCGGCGCGGCCCTTCGGATTCCCGTCCTCCCTCTCCTGTTGGCCGATCTCTTCCTGATCCCCAGCGCCGCCTGCGCGGTGCTGTGGGCCTGGGCCTACGGCAGCCACGGCCTGGCCGCCGTGGTCCTGCCGACGGCGGCCGGGGCGTCGGTGCGACTGGCGGCCACGGTGCTGTTCCTGCACGGTGGGCACGGGGCGCTCGGCGTCGTGGCGGCGACGGTGCTCGGCGAGACCGTCACCGCGGTGTCGCTGCTGATCGCCTCACGTGTGCTGGGCCGGCGCGCCCCCCACAGCCGGACGGTCGTGCTGCGCCTCGCACCGCGCGTGGCGACGACAGCGGTGACGACCATGACCGGGCTGTGGGTGCTCACCGGCATCGACGTGGTGTTCGCCCGCCGGTGGCTGCCCGCCGAGGAGTCCGGCAGGTACGCCGCCGCCGCCTTTCTGGCCAAGGCGCTGGTGTGCGCCGCCCAGGTGATCCTGCTGTTCCTGCTGGACCGGCTCGCTTCGCAGGACGCCGCCGCGTCCGGTCGCGCACTCGGCATGGCGCTGGCCGCCGCGGGACTCGCCGGCACGGTCGCGACCGGCGCGCTGACGCTGGGCGGGCACTCCCTGGTGCCCCTGATGTTCGGTGACGCCTATCGGATCGGCGCTCTGTTGGGGTTGTGTCTCGGTGTCGCCGTGACCCTGCTGGTCGCTCTCACCGTGCTGTTGCACTACCACGCCACCAACGGCTCCGCGATGAGCGGCGGCTGGACCGGGGCGCTCGCCTTCGCGGTACTGCTCCTGCTGCTGCCCCGAACCCCCGAGGGCGTCGCCGCCGCGCTGGCCGTCGCCGCCGGACTCTCCGTCGCCCGTGCGCTGTACGACGTGCCGCGGACCCGTCGGGGCCGGCACCCGGCGGCCGTCGTTCCCTCCCTGCCGAACGGCACGAACGGCCCGAACGGCCCGGCCGAGCGGGCCGGCGGCGGCCTGCTGCACCGCGCCGCCGACCTCGACGTCAGTATCGTCATCCCGTACTACAACCCCGGACCCGCGCTTCGTCGGCACGTCGAGGACGTCCTGCGGGTCCTGGACGGCTACGGTCTTCCGTACGAGGTGGTGGCGGTCTCCGACGGCTGCACCGACGGCAGTCCGCGACTCCTCGACGACGTGACGCACCATCGGCTCGTGCGGGTCGGCTATCCGGTGAACGGCGGCAAGGGCACGGCCGTGCGCACCGGGTTCTCCCACAGCCGGGGGCGCTGGATCGGTTTCATCGACGCCGACGGGGACGTACCTGCCGACCTCCTCCCGACACTGCTGGACGTCGCCCGGATCCAGGGCGCGGACGCGGCGATCGGGGCCAAGACCGCGCAGCCGGCCGCGCTCTCGCACCGCTCGGAGATCGCGCGCTGGGTGTGTTCCCACACCTACCGCCGCGTGACGCGGCTGCTGTTCCACCTACCCGTCCACGACACGCAGACCGGAATCAAGGTGTTCCGGCGCGAGGCCCTCGCCTCGATCCTCCCGCTGTGCAGGGAGCCGCGGTTCGCCTTCGACCTGGAGCTGCTGGCACTGCTCCAGCGGCACGGCTTCCGGCGCTTCGCCGTGGTGCCCGTGAGGCTCAGGACCCGCTTTACCAGCACCGTCAGCTTCATGGCCGTGCTGCTCATGCTGATCGACACGGTCCAGCTCAGTCTCCGCGTGAGCCGCACCCGGCCGCTGCTCCGGCGGCCCGGGCTTCCCCGTCCGACCACCACCGCGATCGGTCCGCAGCCCGTGCTGCGGACGGTTCCCGAGACCCAGGGCTGA
- the eda gene encoding bifunctional 4-hydroxy-2-oxoglutarate aldolase/2-dehydro-3-deoxy-phosphogluconate aldolase has translation MMSVVDLAPVVPVVVIEDADDAVPLARALVAGGLPAIEVTLRTPAALEAIRAIAAEVPEAVVGAGTVVSAANVTGASAAGARFLVSPGWTESLLDAMRASGVPFLPGVSTTSEVVALLERGVPEMKFFPAEAAGGVAYLKSLSGPLPQARFCPTGGVTLASAPSYLALPNVGCVGGTWMLPKAALEAKDWGRVEALAREAAALG, from the coding sequence ATGATGAGCGTTGTCGACCTTGCCCCCGTCGTGCCCGTCGTCGTGATCGAGGACGCGGACGACGCCGTACCACTGGCCCGCGCGCTGGTCGCGGGCGGACTGCCGGCGATCGAGGTGACGCTGCGGACGCCCGCGGCGCTCGAGGCGATCCGCGCGATCGCGGCCGAGGTGCCGGAGGCGGTCGTCGGCGCGGGCACGGTCGTCTCCGCGGCGAACGTCACGGGTGCGTCGGCCGCGGGGGCGCGGTTCCTGGTGAGCCCCGGCTGGACGGAGTCCCTGCTGGACGCGATGCGCGCGTCCGGGGTGCCGTTCCTGCCGGGCGTCTCGACGACCTCGGAGGTCGTGGCGCTACTGGAGCGCGGGGTGCCTGAGATGAAGTTCTTCCCGGCGGAGGCCGCGGGCGGTGTCGCGTATCTGAAGTCGCTGTCCGGCCCGCTGCCGCAGGCCCGGTTCTGCCCGACCGGCGGCGTCACGCTCGCCTCGGCCCCGTCGTACCTCGCCCTGCCGAACGTCGGCTGCGTCGGCGGTACGTGGATGCTGCCGAAGGCGGCGCTGGAGGCGAAGGACTGGGGACGGGTGGAGGCGCTGGCCCGCGAGGCGGCGGCGCTGGGCTGA
- a CDS encoding nuclear transport factor 2 family protein has protein sequence MTIPVDRLSNAAVRAFVTALNANDEDAFRLALTPAATMSDDGSDRDLAQWTEKEIFSSRGHMEVESEKDEGLTLVARYRNDTWGEMRTKWQFTVEDGKVARFDTGQA, from the coding sequence ATGACCATTCCCGTGGACCGGCTCAGCAACGCGGCCGTGCGCGCCTTCGTCACCGCGCTCAACGCCAACGACGAGGACGCCTTCCGGCTCGCGCTCACGCCCGCGGCCACCATGTCCGACGACGGGTCGGATCGCGATCTCGCGCAGTGGACCGAGAAGGAGATCTTCTCCTCGCGCGGACACATGGAGGTCGAGTCCGAGAAGGACGAGGGGCTCACACTCGTCGCGCGGTACCGGAACGACACCTGGGGCGAGATGCGGACGAAGTGGCAGTTCACCGTGGAGGACGGGAAGGTGGCCCGCTTCGACACCGGGCAGGCATAG
- a CDS encoding class I SAM-dependent methyltransferase, with protein MTTRTIAPRGLRDFYEDPAVPVASGDARSHRQARLLAAALGPAAAAGPATVLDIGCGDGTAGSVAARHLTGHRLVGVDWSHDALRRARTRLPHVVRGELSDGGLPFATGSADAVLFSEVIEHLVDPDGALDELHRVLRPGGHLMLSTPNLAAWYNRALLLAGVQPVFSEVSLRRIHGRPGSEVVGHLRLYTARALREFVGAAGFDVVQLAGAPFHGVPRPLRLVDRLACATPPLSSLLLLHARRK; from the coding sequence GTGACCACACGCACCATCGCCCCGCGCGGGCTGCGCGACTTCTACGAGGACCCTGCCGTGCCCGTCGCCTCCGGCGACGCCCGCAGCCACCGTCAGGCACGGCTGCTCGCCGCCGCACTCGGGCCGGCCGCCGCCGCGGGCCCGGCGACCGTCCTCGACATCGGCTGCGGCGACGGCACCGCCGGGAGCGTCGCCGCACGCCACCTCACGGGTCACCGGCTCGTCGGCGTGGACTGGTCCCACGACGCCCTGCGCCGCGCCCGCACCCGTCTGCCGCACGTCGTACGCGGCGAACTCAGCGACGGGGGGCTGCCGTTCGCCACCGGATCCGCCGACGCGGTGCTGTTCAGCGAGGTGATCGAGCATCTCGTCGACCCCGACGGCGCCCTCGACGAGCTGCACCGGGTCCTCCGGCCCGGCGGCCATCTCATGCTCTCCACGCCGAATCTCGCCGCCTGGTACAACCGTGCGCTGCTGCTCGCCGGCGTGCAGCCGGTCTTCTCGGAGGTGAGCCTGCGCCGCATCCACGGCCGCCCCGGCAGCGAGGTCGTCGGCCATCTGCGCCTGTACACCGCCCGCGCGCTGCGGGAGTTCGTCGGCGCGGCCGGGTTCGACGTGGTGCAGCTCGCCGGAGCGCCCTTCCACGGAGTGCCGCGCCCGCTGCGCCTCGTGGACCGCCTGGCCTGCGCGACCCCTCCCCTGTCCTCGCTCCTCCTGCTGCATGCCAGGAGGAAATGA
- a CDS encoding glycosyltransferase family 4 protein, whose product MRICLFNWKDLAHPAAGGAEVYTRELLTRWAAGGHEVTWFAGAADGAPAVEVRDGVTVHRRGSRLTVYKEARAWYAAQPAGRHDLLIDEVNTRPFGCARWARGTPTVALVHQVAREIWSAEFPPPLSWAGRHLAEPYWLRSLRGTPVLTVSPSSRDSLREYGLRDLHLVPEGITRRPRPSVPREERPTVVFLGRLAPVKQVDHAITAFELLRRVLPAAQLWIVGDGPQRDRLERTAPPGVTFHGRVSTEERDALLARAHALVVTSIREGWGLVVDEAAAMGTPTVGYDRPGLRDSVAAAGGTLVPPDPAALAAALARELPGLAAAPAPQGWAGGAVPWDEVAERFLDTALRATGSAGRRRGRLTRHEADTEQ is encoded by the coding sequence ATGCGCATCTGCTTGTTCAACTGGAAGGACCTGGCACACCCGGCCGCCGGTGGCGCGGAGGTGTACACCCGTGAACTACTCACCCGGTGGGCCGCCGGCGGGCACGAGGTGACCTGGTTCGCCGGTGCGGCCGACGGGGCCCCCGCCGTCGAGGTCCGGGACGGCGTCACCGTCCACCGGCGCGGCTCCCGGCTGACGGTCTACAAGGAGGCCCGCGCGTGGTACGCCGCACAACCGGCCGGCCGCCACGACCTGCTGATCGACGAGGTCAACACGCGTCCCTTCGGGTGCGCCCGCTGGGCCCGCGGAACGCCGACGGTGGCTCTGGTGCACCAGGTGGCCCGGGAGATCTGGTCGGCCGAGTTCCCGCCCCCGCTGTCCTGGGCGGGGCGACATCTCGCGGAGCCGTACTGGCTGCGCTCCCTGCGCGGCACGCCGGTGCTGACCGTGTCGCCCTCCAGCCGTGACTCGCTGCGGGAGTACGGGCTCCGGGACCTGCACCTGGTTCCCGAGGGGATCACGCGCCGCCCCCGGCCGAGCGTGCCCCGTGAGGAACGGCCGACCGTGGTGTTCCTCGGCCGGCTCGCACCGGTCAAGCAGGTGGACCACGCCATCACGGCGTTCGAACTGCTCCGCCGGGTGCTGCCCGCGGCGCAGCTGTGGATCGTCGGGGACGGGCCGCAGCGCGACCGGCTGGAGCGCACGGCCCCGCCCGGAGTGACCTTCCACGGCCGGGTGTCCACCGAGGAGCGGGACGCCCTGCTCGCCAGGGCCCACGCGCTCGTCGTCACCTCCATCCGGGAGGGCTGGGGCCTCGTCGTGGACGAGGCCGCGGCGATGGGCACGCCCACCGTCGGCTACGACCGGCCGGGGCTGCGGGACTCCGTCGCGGCCGCGGGCGGCACGCTGGTGCCGCCCGACCCGGCGGCGCTGGCGGCGGCGCTGGCTCGGGAACTCCCCGGTCTTGCGGCCGCTCCCGCGCCCCAGGGCTGGGCGGGCGGAGCGGTGCCCTGGGACGAGGTGGCCGAACGGTTCCTGGACACCGCGCTGCGGGCCACCGGATCCGCCGGAAGACGTCGTGGCAGGCTGACGAGGCACGAGGCGGACACCGAGCAGTGA
- a CDS encoding glycosyltransferase: protein MTPLLASLAAQDCEGVEVVLNDDASSSDDLEGTAAAFRGQGLDVRVIHDNPTMPAGRRRGAALARGRLVLHLDTDMTAPPGLLSECRDMIDRQGYDALVIPEVSVGEGFWARCKVLEKSCHDGDPRVEGVRCMPRELYERVGGHDENFVWGEDKDLDLRVRAAGARIGVTGHALEHREGRTRLGTTMRKKAFYAATAHRYAMKQPRQFAIQASPLRLVRLGLRGWRISRDPRLVGGLLLLKSCEYLAVGLSLLGLRPRARS from the coding sequence GTGACCCCACTGCTCGCCTCGCTGGCCGCGCAGGACTGCGAGGGGGTGGAAGTCGTTCTGAACGATGACGCGAGCTCGTCCGACGATCTCGAGGGCACCGCGGCCGCGTTCCGCGGCCAGGGCCTCGACGTCCGCGTGATCCACGACAACCCCACCATGCCCGCCGGACGCCGCCGCGGCGCGGCGCTCGCCCGGGGCAGGCTCGTGCTGCACCTCGACACCGACATGACCGCACCCCCCGGACTGCTGTCGGAGTGCCGCGACATGATCGACCGCCAGGGGTACGACGCGCTGGTCATCCCGGAGGTCTCCGTGGGGGAGGGCTTCTGGGCCCGCTGCAAGGTGCTGGAGAAGAGCTGCCACGACGGCGATCCGCGGGTCGAGGGTGTGCGGTGCATGCCCCGCGAGCTGTACGAGCGGGTCGGCGGGCACGACGAGAACTTCGTCTGGGGCGAGGACAAGGACCTGGACCTGCGGGTACGGGCCGCCGGCGCCCGGATCGGTGTGACCGGCCACGCCCTGGAGCACCGAGAAGGACGGACGCGGCTGGGCACCACGATGCGGAAGAAGGCCTTCTACGCGGCCACCGCCCACCGGTACGCCATGAAGCAGCCGCGCCAGTTCGCGATCCAGGCCAGCCCGCTGCGGCTGGTACGGCTCGGCCTGCGGGGCTGGCGGATCAGCCGCGATCCGCGGCTGGTCGGCGGTCTGTTGCTGCTCAAGAGCTGCGAGTACCTCGCCGTCGGCCTCTCGCTGCTGGGCCTGCGCCCGCGGGCGCGGTCATGA
- a CDS encoding class E sortase, translating to MTRDPARPVPTWRRLPRWSGLLVLLPAAAAVCVLHGVPGTERGEAPPPAAGAPAATEAPPVRKVRLPQPKDGAPLGEISIPRLAELGYPARFPVAQGIDKARVLNDGAVGHYPDTELPGEEGNFGLAGHRNLHGEPFRHLDELRVGDEVVVRTASAAYHYVLDRQLPQTDADNYSVLDPIPPESGYRSPGRYITLTTCTPEFTSDYRLIWWGHLARRVPLTDDTPHLEDR from the coding sequence ATGACGCGGGACCCGGCCCGCCCCGTACCGACGTGGCGCCGTCTGCCGCGATGGTCGGGACTGCTCGTCCTGCTGCCGGCCGCGGCCGCGGTGTGCGTTCTCCACGGCGTCCCCGGAACCGAGCGCGGCGAAGCTCCGCCGCCGGCCGCCGGGGCTCCGGCGGCGACCGAGGCGCCTCCGGTCCGGAAGGTGAGGCTGCCGCAGCCGAAGGACGGTGCGCCGCTCGGGGAGATCAGCATCCCGCGCCTTGCCGAGCTCGGGTACCCCGCACGGTTCCCCGTCGCACAGGGCATCGACAAGGCACGCGTCCTGAACGACGGAGCCGTGGGGCACTACCCGGACACCGAACTCCCCGGGGAGGAGGGGAACTTCGGTCTGGCGGGGCATCGCAACCTGCACGGTGAACCGTTTCGCCACCTCGACGAGCTGCGCGTCGGCGACGAGGTCGTCGTCAGGACCGCGTCGGCCGCGTACCACTACGTCCTGGACCGGCAGCTGCCGCAGACCGACGCGGACAACTACTCGGTCCTGGATCCGATCCCTCCGGAGTCCGGCTATCGCAGCCCCGGCCGGTACATCACCCTGACCACCTGCACTCCGGAGTTCACCTCGGACTACCGGCTGATCTGGTGGGGCCATCTCGCGCGGCGGGTGCCCCTGACCGACGACACACCACACCTGGAGGACCGATGA
- the yaaA gene encoding peroxide stress protein YaaA, with the protein MLVLLPPSEGKAASGGGAPLKAESLSLPGLAEARAAVLDELVELCLADEEKAREVLGLSEGLRGEVAKNTGLRTAGARPAGEIYTGVLYDALGLATLDAAARKRARASLLVFSGLWGAVRVDDRIPSYRCSMGVKLPGLGALGAHWRGPMATVMPEAAGDGLVLDLRSSAYAAAWRPKGEVAERTATVRVLHAPTRKVVSHFNKATKGRIVRSLLEAGAAPKGRAELVTALRDLGYVVEDGAKAGVLDVLVDEIH; encoded by the coding sequence GTGCTCGTGCTGTTGCCGCCGTCGGAAGGTAAGGCCGCTTCCGGGGGCGGGGCGCCGCTGAAGGCGGAGTCGCTGTCGCTGCCGGGTCTCGCCGAGGCGCGGGCCGCGGTTCTGGACGAGCTCGTCGAGCTGTGCCTGGCCGACGAGGAGAAGGCGCGCGAGGTCCTTGGGCTGAGCGAGGGGCTGCGGGGGGAGGTCGCGAAGAACACCGGGCTGCGGACGGCGGGCGCGCGTCCTGCCGGGGAGATCTACACCGGCGTGCTCTACGACGCCCTGGGCCTGGCGACGCTGGACGCGGCGGCGCGGAAGCGGGCGCGGGCGTCGCTGCTGGTGTTCTCCGGGCTGTGGGGTGCCGTGCGGGTGGACGACCGGATTCCGTCGTACCGCTGCTCGATGGGTGTGAAGCTGCCCGGGCTCGGCGCGCTGGGCGCGCACTGGCGCGGGCCGATGGCGACGGTGATGCCGGAGGCCGCCGGGGACGGGCTCGTGCTCGACCTGCGCTCGTCGGCCTACGCGGCGGCGTGGCGGCCCAAGGGCGAGGTCGCGGAGCGGACGGCGACGGTGCGGGTGCTGCACGCGCCGACGCGGAAGGTCGTGAGCCACTTCAACAAGGCCACGAAGGGCCGGATCGTGCGGAGCCTGCTGGAGGCCGGGGCGGCGCCGAAGGGGCGGGCGGAACTGGTGACTGCGCTGCGGGATCTGGGGTACGTGGTCGAGGACGGGGCCAAGGCCGGGGTGCTCGACGTGCTGGTGGACGAGATCCACTAG
- a CDS encoding FkbM family methyltransferase, with protein sequence MDLRQRAAMAVIRTGRQWLGRTQVARWPLAGAVVRQIVHLGYGSRPTRTAFRDLELTVPPSGSSITAGLLGGYYETIELDLFERLCAESRTVVDVGANLGVYSCLAARRLPPGGRVVAFEPVPENRALLRENVERNAARGAGEAGVDVVVEPLAVGAAAGTAVLRLARDCGQHFVTVDGSRGVPVRQVALDDHLPGLLGDGPDRSPVDVLKVDTEGYEGHVLRGARRILAEDRPTLLVEYCRDTLTRAGFRVEEFADLLAEVYDTIHVVDATAACVRTGAPRDLLTRPYGNRLFNIAAAARPEHAAVLAAWAARHTGRPRHAARHTRPLVPATEDTR encoded by the coding sequence ATGGACCTCAGACAGCGCGCCGCCATGGCGGTGATCCGCACCGGCCGACAGTGGCTCGGTCGCACCCAGGTGGCCCGGTGGCCGCTGGCCGGCGCCGTCGTCCGGCAGATCGTCCACCTCGGGTACGGCTCACGGCCGACCCGCACCGCCTTCCGCGACCTGGAGCTCACCGTCCCGCCGTCGGGCTCCTCCATCACCGCGGGCCTGCTCGGCGGGTACTACGAGACCATCGAACTCGACCTCTTCGAGCGGCTGTGCGCCGAGAGCCGGACGGTCGTCGACGTCGGAGCCAACCTCGGGGTCTACAGCTGCCTGGCGGCCCGTCGACTTCCGCCGGGCGGACGGGTGGTGGCGTTCGAACCGGTTCCCGAGAACCGCGCTCTGCTGCGCGAGAACGTCGAGCGCAACGCCGCGCGCGGCGCCGGTGAGGCCGGCGTCGACGTCGTCGTCGAACCGCTGGCCGTGGGTGCGGCGGCCGGGACGGCCGTGCTGCGTCTGGCACGGGACTGCGGACAGCACTTCGTCACCGTGGACGGGAGCCGGGGCGTGCCCGTACGGCAGGTCGCCCTCGACGACCACCTGCCCGGACTGCTCGGCGACGGCCCGGACCGCAGTCCCGTCGACGTCCTCAAGGTCGACACGGAGGGGTACGAGGGCCACGTCCTGCGCGGCGCCCGTCGCATCCTCGCCGAGGACCGCCCCACGCTGCTGGTCGAGTACTGCCGTGACACCCTGACCCGGGCCGGCTTCCGCGTGGAGGAGTTCGCCGACCTCCTCGCCGAGGTGTACGACACGATCCACGTCGTCGACGCGACGGCCGCGTGCGTCCGTACCGGCGCCCCGCGCGACCTCCTGACCCGGCCCTACGGCAATCGCCTGTTCAACATCGCAGCCGCCGCACGCCCCGAGCACGCGGCCGTCCTCGCCGCCTGGGCCGCGCGGCACACCGGCCGCCCGCGGCACGCCGCCAGACACACACGGCCCCTCGTCCCTGCCACGGAGGACACACGGTGA
- a CDS encoding RNB domain-containing ribonuclease, which translates to MPRRHLHVTGAAEAPLRAALRALRTELAIPDAFPPAVLAEAETAAKAPRLPADDATDLPLFTIDPPGATDLDQAMHLARRADGYRIHYAIADVAAFVTPGGAIDNEAHHRVQTLYFPDGKVPLHPPVLSEGAASLLPDQTVPALLWRIDLDAGGRRVATDVRRALVRSRARLDYAGVQQQIDDGTAEEPLALLREIGRLREALEAERGGISLGVPEQEIVDRNGSYSLHYRAPLPADAWNAQISLLTGMAAADIMTAAGTGVLRTLPTAPDGAVARLRRSAKALGVDWPHHVSYADVVRRLDPRNPRHAAFLQDCTTLLRGAGYTVFTDGKLPTPAIHAAVADEYTHCTAPLRRLVDRYAGELCVAAVAGREPPEWATAGLAALPDEMAEGARRANTVERECVDTVEAALLQPRVGELFDAYVIDVKEQEPTVGTVHLDDPAVVARVEGDDLPLGAWLRVRLTQADPGSAKVRFAPA; encoded by the coding sequence ATGCCCCGCCGCCACCTCCACGTGACCGGCGCAGCCGAGGCTCCCCTCCGGGCCGCCCTGCGCGCACTGCGTACCGAGCTCGCGATCCCCGACGCCTTCCCGCCCGCGGTCCTGGCCGAGGCGGAGACCGCGGCGAAGGCCCCCCGGCTCCCCGCCGACGACGCCACCGACCTCCCCCTCTTCACCATCGACCCGCCGGGCGCCACGGACCTGGACCAGGCCATGCACCTGGCCCGCCGCGCCGACGGCTACCGCATCCACTACGCCATCGCGGACGTGGCCGCGTTCGTCACCCCGGGCGGCGCCATCGACAACGAGGCCCACCACCGCGTCCAGACCCTCTATTTCCCCGACGGCAAGGTCCCGCTCCACCCGCCCGTGCTCTCCGAGGGAGCCGCGAGCCTCCTCCCCGATCAGACCGTCCCCGCCCTCCTCTGGCGCATCGACCTGGACGCCGGCGGCCGCCGCGTCGCCACCGACGTCCGCCGCGCCCTGGTCCGCAGCCGCGCCCGGCTCGACTACGCGGGAGTCCAGCAGCAGATCGACGACGGCACCGCGGAGGAACCCCTCGCCCTGCTCCGCGAGATCGGCCGGCTCCGCGAGGCCCTCGAAGCCGAACGCGGCGGCATCTCCCTCGGCGTCCCCGAGCAGGAGATCGTCGACCGGAACGGCTCGTACTCCCTGCACTACCGCGCCCCGCTCCCCGCCGACGCCTGGAACGCGCAGATCTCCCTGCTCACCGGCATGGCCGCGGCCGACATCATGACCGCCGCCGGAACGGGCGTCCTGCGCACCCTGCCCACCGCCCCGGACGGCGCGGTCGCCCGGCTGCGGCGCTCGGCCAAGGCACTCGGCGTCGACTGGCCGCACCACGTCTCGTACGCCGACGTCGTTCGTCGCCTCGACCCGCGCAACCCGCGGCACGCCGCGTTCCTCCAGGACTGCACGACCCTCCTGCGCGGCGCCGGCTACACGGTCTTCACCGACGGCAAGCTGCCCACACCCGCGATCCACGCGGCCGTGGCCGACGAGTACACCCACTGCACAGCGCCCCTCCGCAGACTGGTCGACCGCTACGCGGGCGAACTCTGCGTCGCCGCCGTAGCCGGCCGCGAACCCCCCGAATGGGCGACCGCCGGGCTCGCAGCACTCCCCGACGAGATGGCCGAGGGCGCACGACGCGCCAACACGGTCGAACGCGAGTGCGTGGACACGGTGGAGGCGGCGCTGCTCCAGCCCCGCGTGGGCGAACTCTTCGACGCGTACGTGATCGACGTCAAGGAGCAGGAGCCGACGGTCGGCACGGTCCACCTGGACGACCCGGCGGTCGTCGCCAGGGTCGAGGGCGACGACCTCCCCCTCGGCGCATGGCTCCGCGTCCGCCTCACACAGGCTGACCCGGGCTCGGCGAAAGTGCGGTTCGCGCCTGCGTGA
- a CDS encoding MerR family transcriptional regulator produces MRIGEIAALVGVTPRAVRHYHQLGLLPEPVRRANGYRSYTVRDAVLLARIRRLTELGLGLDEVRDVLADDGGRELVEVLEELDDDLRRQEAVLHERRSRLAGLLAQARAGRLTAEGPVSPALAELFHDMAQASAGLPESPMAAKDREMLTLLETVAPAGAERERLMGAMRAMAEAPGAAARAHDVYVRLDALADASVSDPRVAEAAGALADLLPPEVVSGLGDDGGVPGDSALADVFFAEFSPAQEAVIRLALRLVRERAGAG; encoded by the coding sequence ATGCGTATCGGCGAGATCGCCGCGCTCGTCGGGGTCACCCCGCGGGCCGTGCGGCACTACCACCAGCTCGGGCTGCTGCCCGAGCCCGTGCGGCGGGCCAACGGGTACCGGTCGTACACCGTGCGGGACGCCGTGCTGCTCGCCCGGATCCGGCGCCTGACCGAGCTGGGGCTCGGGCTCGACGAGGTGCGGGACGTGCTCGCGGACGACGGGGGGCGGGAGCTGGTCGAGGTGCTGGAGGAGCTCGACGACGACCTGCGCCGGCAGGAGGCCGTGCTCCACGAACGGCGGTCGCGGCTCGCCGGGCTGCTCGCGCAGGCGCGGGCGGGGCGGCTCACCGCCGAGGGGCCCGTCTCCCCCGCGCTCGCGGAGCTGTTCCACGACATGGCGCAGGCGTCCGCGGGGCTGCCCGAGTCGCCGATGGCGGCCAAGGACCGGGAGATGCTGACGCTGCTGGAGACCGTGGCGCCGGCGGGGGCGGAGCGGGAGCGGTTGATGGGGGCGATGCGGGCGATGGCGGAGGCGCCGGGGGCGGCGGCGCGGGCGCACGACGTGTATGTGCGGCTCGACGCCCTGGCCGACGCGTCCGTCTCCGACCCTCGTGTGGCCGAGGCCGCGGGGGCGCTGGCCGATCTGTTGCCGCCGGAGGTCGTCTCCGGGCTCGGTGACGACGGGGGCGTCCCGGGTGACAGTGCCCTTGCCGATGTCTTCTTCGCCGAATTCTCGCCGGCGCAGGAGGCCGTGATCCGTCTCGCGCTGCGGCTGGTGCGGGAGCGCGCGGGGGCGGGGTGA